One stretch of Glycine soja cultivar W05 chromosome 7, ASM419377v2, whole genome shotgun sequence DNA includes these proteins:
- the LOC114418155 gene encoding phospholipid:diacylglycerol acyltransferase 1-like, translated as MSLLRRRKGSEPEKGPSPSSEPKVLSEDETEDDKNNKKNKKKRDEVGEKKKNKWSCFDSCCWWVGCICTLWWFLLFLYQMMPSSIPQYVTEAFTGPMPDPPGLKLKKEGLKVKHPVVFVPGIVTGGLELWEGHLCAEGLFRKRLWGGTFGEVYKRPSCWVDHMSLDNETGLDPPGIRVRPVSGLVAADYFAAGYFVWAVLIANLARIGYEEKTMYMAAYDWRIAFQNTEVRDQTLSRIKSNIELMVATNGGNKAVIIPHSMGVLYFLHFMKWVEAPAPTGGGGGPDWCSTYIKAVVNIGGPFLGVPKAIAGLFSAEARDIAVARTIAPGFLDNDLFRIQTLQHVMKMTRTWDSTMSMIPRGGDTIWGGLDWSPEEGYHPSQRKHSNNNTQLKDHETNQTNFVNYGRMISFGRDVAEAHSPEIQMTDFRGAIKGRSIANTTCRDVWTEYHEMGFEGVRAVAEHKVYTAGSVVDLLQFVAPKMMARGSAHFSYGIADNLDDPKYNHYKYWSNPLETKLPNAPDMEIFSMYGVGLPTERSYIYKLTPFAECYIPFEIDTTQDGGSDEDSCLQGGVYTVDGDETVPVLSSGFMCAKGWRGKTRFNPSGIRTYVREYDHSPPANLLEGRGTQSGAHVDIMGNFALIEDVIRVAAGAKGEDLGGDKVYSDIFKWSEKIKLPL; from the exons ATGTCTTTGCTTCGACGGAGAAAAGGGTCGGAACCGGAAAAGGGTCCGAGCCCGAGTTCGGAGCCAAAGGTTTTAAGCGAAGACGAGACAGAAGATGATAAGAATAataagaagaataagaagaagagagatgAGGTgggggagaagaagaagaacaaatggTCATGCTTCGATAGCTGTTGTTGGTGGGTGGGGTGCATTTGCACATTGTGGTGGTTTCTTCTGTTTCTGTATCAGATGATGCCTTCTTCGATTCCTCAGTATGTGACCGAGGCCTTCACTGGGCCCATGCCGGACCCACCGGGCCTCAAACTCAAGAAGGAAGGACTCAAGGTGAAGCACCCTGTGGTTTTTGTGCCCGGGATTGTCACTGGGGGGCTTGAACTGTGGGAGGGTCACCTGTGTGCTGAGGGGTTGTTCAGGAAACGCTTATGGGGTGGTACCTTCGGAGAAGTTTATAAAAG ACCTTCATGCTGGGTGGATCACATGTCACTGGACAATGAAACAGGATTGGATCCACCAGGGATAAGAGTTAGGCCTGTCTCTGGACTTGTAGCTGCTGATTACTTTGCTGCAGGATACTTTGTATGGGCAGTGCTAATTGCTAACTTGGCACGCATTGGTTATGAAGAAAAAACTATGTACATGGCTGCATATGATTGGAGAATAGCATTTCAGAACACTGAG GTGAGGGATCAAACACTAAGTCGGATAAAAAGCAACATAGAACTTATGGTTGCTACTAATGGTGGAAATAAGGCAGTTATTATTCCACATTCAATGGGGGTCTTGTACTTTCTTCATTTTATGAAGTGGGTTGAAGCACCAGCTCCAactggtggtggaggaggaccAGATTGGTGCTCCACATATATAAAGGCAGTTGTAAACATTGGTGGACCATTTTTAGGTGTTCCCAAGGCTATAGCAGGGCTTTTCTCAGCTGAGGCCCGGGATATTGCTGTTGCTAG GACAATAGCTCCAGGATTTTTAGATAACGATCTGTTTCGCATTCAAACATTGCAACATGTAATGAAGATGACCCGTACTTGGGACTCAACAATGTCAATGATACCAAGAGGAGGAGATACTATATGGGGTGGTCTTGATTGGTCACCAGAAGAAGGCTATCACCCTAGCCAGAGAAAGCACAGCAATAACAATACTCAGTTGAAAGACCACgaaacaaatcaaacaaattttgtcAACTATGGAAGAATGATATCATTTGGCAGAGATGTGGCTGAGGCACACTCCCCTGAGATTCAGATGACTGACTTCCGG GGTGCTATCAAGGGTCGCAGTATTGCAAATACCACTTGTCGTGATGTGTGGACTGAATACCATGAAATGGGATTTGAAGGAGTGAGAGCAGTTGCTGAACATAAAGTTTACACAGCTGGCTCAGTCGTTGACCTCCTTCAATTTGTTGCTCCAAAGATGATGGCTCGTGGTAGTGCTCATTTCTCTTATGGAATTGCTGACAATTTGGATGACCCTAAATATAATCACTACAAGTATTGGTCAAACCCCTTGGAAACAAA ATTACCAAATGCTCCTGATATGGAAATCTTCTCTATGTATGGAGTTGGCTTACCTACTGAAAGATCTTATATTTACAAGTTAACTCCCTTTGCCGAGTGTTACATTCCTTTTGAAATTGACACCACACAAGATGGTGGTAGCGATGAAGATAGCTGTCTGCAAGGTGGAGTCTACACTGTTGATGGGGATGAGACTGTGCCGGTTCTAAGTTCAGGCTTCATGTGTGCTAAAGGTTGGCGCGGAAAAACAAGATTCAACCCATCCGGTATCCGCACCTACGTTAGAGAATATGATCATTCTCCTCCAGCCAACCTTCTAGAGGGAAGGGGCACACAAAGTGGTGCTCACGTTGACATCATGGGAAATTTTGCATTGATTGAGGATGTTATAAGAGTGGCTGCTGGAGCCAAAGGAGAAGATCTAGGAGGTGATAAAGTGTATTCTGATATCTTCAAGTGGTCTGAGAAAATCAAGTTACCCCTATGA